The following are encoded in a window of Hydrogenimonas thermophila genomic DNA:
- a CDS encoding ricin-type beta-trefoil lectin domain protein, protein MSVINKIVFALFINSIYFVLLTQIYVMGSENTKVNSKSKNKQEYIQDKDKIVLEKAFKTLNKITDSKAVNKLKNKLKKSVFNKLKKHSIVIDLPELKIPILEKYFKLDNMAFGINGNLYKKKPWKNLPDNLKVQNANGLHIYLTGESIIKIGDYAHKGAVLINLNQDLSSKSITMFSFEENDKLFEVMKFADVDFFKKYKLSGKNVFEITILLDENDEPKDIKIAALEQIAINHRYTQLSTIFDISEKGFVFKYIELNDNLTLQDLMPSLYGGKGFAFYDLKIYLPFEGAKEFGIKAKTKYFGVENDVYLFEYEKNHAIAIDVSAKGKERFNIAKLIKKARNIKLPAPALQKLETFGVAKGMVIISDAEFKLNKNSLKPGIAKDLILDIMGKKSKPLKLHNMTFVADYDTDLSGEFGKVFSKGLKGFKFGLSNNAKIEGYIDGIFDKKPFVAKLEFQEEEGDSFNLKNLALPNGFTSKTTGANLDQGLFLIIDESSVEMAVNSGFSLTIEKKDIGFDGSIGLIADEESIGVSLTGDIHDTIDNFVGIKHFQVNGGKINTIIYDTAVTSGLELDTSFMGRTMTMSGDLVFDDKGYPKGIGAKTDISKLDKDGWKLVNYSTIIGVPTFTASTVGAVAGGTVFGIVGGLVGNVMGDVAGGAAGVPFGGVGAAPGAVIGGLVSTALVGTAGVAIGTVGTGVIESAQGFALGAIGDAIIGNTKIGQKGMDILTKEEAFLFKADEAYLSFATPNAINPNLGINAAGINFNANNIVFFDSYKTNIVHDFTWVYTLGNKISKDIVKVGDIAKDIEKDFKKATKRFEDKLKAKEEELKQSGKRVDGNWKVEAKKEILKDFKFTNDELKKAEKYVKLYASTFQKVMAVIHYELGLVKKKPNFPYVLTKAEKKGIKELKNILNGIKLKDDKFGPIDIKEISVDTVPTFKVVGKAKLLKDETNVVIGFIDGQHLAFHSDLKTPLGVVDTQFKLKNLKTVEMAGQFKTNDKIQVWIENEVENKMNSLFKSGDKIFSKLNNDLKELKKESDKALKELRSFKSNEVKYIDNSKAVKKAQKELNEAKNIFNKYVNECKNHPAIPWVHCHKWHCSKGYKYPCRDLLPENIDKNVDEVVNLINKYFHHIENPNVKKQEYEHTKKSVESHTYNPELQKRNNKYISTNAAYKAKKAEKLSIGKYYSFKKNVMNNKKLIFTVNKVFLEGDYNPLKIEYLLKIDYSLNGKNYSNYFIYRPYDSDFNRAAISTLITKIVLAKINSNEFKKETKWFSSIVKKDLSNLIKGNKYKEYLSVINQNRYKKAIETNIEHLESFENSSSNIQNKNILMSDMMPGSRIFKNRYIAIAHSTLCLGVARNGIDVIQKNCKSKNIERWTTNVLLDNNKKPTGYVQLKTKGLCLKARSDNNKQPGDPLMLSQCNNIDTHEEWKIISKDGFFDKIINKHSQMCLHFDSINANPKSAYAVWAPCIEVDSQGFRDIKDVQRPEMHMVNDEIKAKSGQCISVHRDLDKHFIKTKYGHTVIKNPEHYRKNNGSGVYGLYAAECKEDTNSKFNYLELIDGYIKIIHTKTGWCVVPKHNKSDKLALKPCSKEDAMFWKPIAVKNGFLLKNYFKKECIDIKDNKLSLKRCNKKANEQIIDFVNKGKR, encoded by the coding sequence ATGTCTGTAATAAATAAAATAGTTTTTGCATTGTTTATAAATAGTATATATTTCGTTTTATTAACACAAATTTATGTTATGGGCAGTGAAAATACAAAAGTTAATAGTAAAAGTAAAAATAAACAGGAATATATACAAGATAAAGATAAAATTGTTTTGGAAAAAGCATTTAAGACTTTGAATAAAATTACAGATAGCAAAGCTGTAAATAAATTAAAAAATAAATTAAAAAAAAGTGTTTTTAATAAATTAAAAAAGCACAGTATTGTTATTGATCTTCCTGAACTTAAAATACCTATATTAGAAAAATATTTTAAATTAGACAATATGGCATTCGGGATTAATGGTAACCTATACAAAAAAAAGCCTTGGAAAAATTTGCCAGATAATTTGAAAGTACAAAATGCTAATGGATTGCATATATATTTAACTGGTGAAAGTATTATAAAAATAGGTGATTATGCCCATAAGGGAGCAGTTTTAATTAATCTAAATCAAGATTTATCTTCAAAATCAATTACAATGTTCAGTTTTGAAGAGAATGATAAGTTGTTTGAAGTTATGAAATTTGCAGATGTTGATTTTTTTAAAAAATATAAATTATCTGGAAAAAATGTTTTCGAGATTACGATTCTGTTGGATGAAAATGATGAGCCTAAAGATATTAAAATAGCAGCACTTGAACAAATAGCAATTAATCATAGATATACTCAATTATCAACAATATTTGATATATCAGAAAAAGGTTTCGTTTTTAAATATATAGAACTTAATGACAATTTAACTTTACAAGATTTAATGCCTAGTTTATATGGAGGAAAAGGTTTTGCTTTTTATGATTTAAAGATATATTTACCATTTGAAGGTGCAAAAGAGTTTGGTATAAAAGCAAAAACAAAATATTTTGGTGTGGAAAATGATGTTTATCTTTTTGAGTATGAAAAAAATCATGCAATAGCAATTGATGTAAGTGCTAAAGGAAAAGAGAGATTCAATATAGCAAAACTCATAAAAAAAGCGAGAAACATAAAATTACCAGCACCGGCACTGCAAAAACTTGAAACTTTTGGTGTGGCAAAAGGGATGGTAATTATTAGTGATGCAGAGTTTAAACTTAATAAAAACTCTTTAAAACCTGGAATTGCCAAAGATTTGATCTTGGATATTATGGGGAAAAAGAGCAAACCTCTTAAACTACATAATATGACTTTTGTTGCCGACTATGATACTGATCTTTCAGGAGAGTTTGGAAAAGTTTTTTCTAAAGGATTGAAAGGATTTAAATTTGGACTTTCAAATAATGCAAAAATTGAGGGGTATATTGACGGTATTTTTGATAAAAAGCCATTTGTTGCCAAACTTGAGTTTCAAGAAGAGGAAGGAGACTCTTTTAATTTAAAAAATCTTGCATTGCCAAATGGGTTTACCTCAAAAACTACAGGAGCCAATCTAGACCAAGGATTATTTTTAATCATTGATGAGAGTTCGGTAGAGATGGCAGTAAATAGTGGATTTAGTTTAACTATTGAAAAAAAAGATATAGGTTTTGATGGTTCAATAGGGTTAATTGCAGATGAAGAGAGTATAGGTGTAAGTTTAACTGGTGATATACACGACACTATAGATAATTTTGTTGGTATTAAACATTTTCAAGTTAATGGAGGCAAGATTAATACGATCATTTATGATACAGCTGTAACAAGCGGATTAGAATTAGACACCTCTTTTATGGGTAGAACTATGACAATGTCTGGAGATCTTGTTTTTGATGACAAAGGGTACCCTAAAGGCATTGGTGCAAAAACCGACATAAGCAAACTTGATAAAGATGGATGGAAACTTGTTAATTATTCTACTATTATTGGTGTACCAACATTTACTGCCAGTACTGTTGGTGCAGTAGCCGGAGGTACAGTATTTGGTATTGTTGGAGGATTGGTTGGAAATGTAATGGGTGATGTTGCTGGAGGTGCTGCTGGAGTTCCTTTTGGTGGAGTAGGTGCTGCACCTGGAGCTGTTATTGGAGGGCTTGTCTCAACAGCATTGGTTGGAACAGCAGGGGTTGCCATAGGTACAGTAGGTACAGGTGTGATTGAGTCAGCACAAGGGTTTGCACTTGGAGCTATTGGTGATGCAATTATCGGTAATACTAAAATAGGACAAAAAGGAATGGATATTTTAACAAAAGAAGAAGCCTTTCTTTTTAAAGCAGATGAAGCATATTTATCTTTTGCCACGCCAAATGCTATAAATCCAAATCTTGGTATTAACGCTGCAGGTATTAATTTTAATGCTAACAATATTGTTTTCTTTGACAGCTATAAAACAAATATTGTTCATGATTTTACTTGGGTATATACATTGGGAAATAAAATCAGTAAAGATATAGTAAAAGTTGGAGATATTGCTAAAGATATAGAAAAAGACTTTAAAAAAGCTACTAAACGATTTGAAGATAAACTAAAAGCCAAAGAGGAAGAGTTAAAACAATCTGGTAAAAGAGTAGATGGAAATTGGAAAGTAGAAGCTAAAAAAGAGATACTCAAAGATTTTAAGTTTACTAATGATGAACTTAAAAAGGCAGAGAAATATGTAAAACTTTATGCAAGTACTTTCCAAAAAGTTATGGCAGTTATTCATTATGAGTTAGGACTGGTGAAGAAAAAACCTAATTTTCCTTATGTGCTTACAAAAGCTGAAAAGAAGGGGATTAAAGAATTAAAAAATATACTCAATGGGATAAAATTGAAAGATGATAAATTTGGTCCTATAGATATAAAAGAGATATCGGTAGACACAGTTCCTACATTTAAAGTTGTTGGAAAAGCAAAACTATTAAAAGATGAGACAAATGTAGTTATTGGTTTTATAGATGGTCAACATCTTGCATTTCATTCCGATCTAAAAACACCTTTGGGAGTGGTAGATACACAGTTTAAGTTAAAAAACTTAAAAACTGTTGAAATGGCTGGACAGTTTAAAACAAATGATAAAATTCAAGTTTGGATCGAAAATGAAGTTGAAAATAAAATGAACTCTCTTTTTAAGAGTGGGGATAAGATTTTTTCTAAGCTTAACAATGATCTAAAGGAACTTAAAAAAGAGTCAGATAAAGCATTAAAAGAATTGAGATCATTTAAAAGTAATGAAGTTAAATATATAGATAACTCTAAAGCAGTAAAAAAAGCCCAAAAAGAGTTAAATGAAGCAAAAAATATATTTAATAAATATGTTAATGAGTGTAAAAATCATCCTGCAATACCTTGGGTACATTGTCATAAATGGCATTGCAGTAAAGGTTATAAATATCCTTGTAGAGATTTATTACCTGAAAATATTGATAAAAATGTAGATGAAGTAGTCAACCTTATTAACAAATATTTTCATCATATTGAAAATCCTAATGTAAAAAAACAAGAGTATGAACATACCAAAAAAAGTGTAGAATCTCATACATATAACCCTGAACTTCAAAAAAGAAACAATAAATATATTAGTACAAATGCTGCATATAAGGCTAAGAAGGCTGAAAAATTATCTATTGGAAAATACTATAGTTTTAAAAAAAATGTTATGAATAATAAAAAGTTAATATTTACTGTAAATAAGGTATTTTTAGAAGGTGACTATAATCCTTTGAAAATAGAGTATTTGTTAAAAATAGACTATTCACTAAATGGTAAAAATTACTCTAATTATTTTATTTATAGACCATATGATAGTGACTTCAATAGAGCAGCTATAAGTACATTAATTACAAAAATAGTGCTAGCTAAAATTAATTCTAATGAATTTAAAAAAGAGACTAAATGGTTTTCAAGTATAGTTAAAAAAGACCTTTCCAATTTAATAAAAGGGAATAAATATAAAGAGTATCTTTCTGTAATTAATCAAAATAGATATAAAAAAGCAATAGAAACTAATATTGAGCATTTGGAAAGTTTTGAAAACTCTAGTAGCAATATACAGAATAAAAATATTTTAATGAGTGATATGATGCCAGGAAGTAGGATATTTAAAAATAGATATATTGCTATTGCACACAGTACTTTATGTTTAGGAGTTGCTAGAAATGGCATAGATGTGATTCAGAAAAATTGCAAAAGTAAAAATATAGAGAGATGGACAACAAATGTTTTATTAGATAACAATAAAAAGCCTACTGGGTATGTGCAACTAAAAACTAAAGGTTTATGTTTGAAAGCCAGAAGTGATAATAACAAACAGCCTGGGGATCCTTTAATGTTGTCTCAATGTAATAATATTGATACACACGAAGAATGGAAGATAATTTCTAAAGATGGTTTTTTTGATAAAATTATTAATAAACATTCACAAATGTGTTTACATTTTGACAGTATTAATGCTAATCCAAAATCTGCATATGCTGTTTGGGCTCCTTGCATTGAAGTAGATTCTCAGGGGTTTAGAGATATTAAAGATGTCCAAAGACCAGAAATGCATATGGTTAATGATGAAATCAAAGCAAAAAGTGGTCAATGCATATCTGTTCATAGAGATTTAGATAAACATTTTATTAAAACCAAATATGGGCATACTGTAATTAAAAATCCAGAACATTATAGAAAAAATAATGGATCTGGAGTTTATGGGTTATATGCTGCAGAGTGTAAAGAAGATACTAATAGTAAATTTAACTACCTTGAGTTGATAGATGGTTACATTAAAATTATTCATACAAAAACAGGATGGTGTGTTGTGCCAAAACATAATAAAAGTGATAAGCTGGCATTGAAACCTTGTAGTAAAGAAGATGCAATGTTTTGGAAACCTATAGCAGTTAAAAATGGCTTTTTATTAAAAAACTATTTTAAAAAAGAGTGTATTGATATTAAAGATAATAAACTCTCTTTAAAAAGATGTAATAAAAAAGCTAATGAACAAATTATAGACTTTGTAAATAAAGGTAAAAGATGA
- the recO gene encoding recombination protein RecO gives MQGYILNVKKAKNEDTIVSILTKERLEVLYRFYGARHPIVTTGFKVDFEIEKDSIQFLPKLRNVIHLGFPWLKETNRLTIWQHFITLLYDHLKDVEIPGNFYFDILEHSANIWHLQNPMRTAVESYLSILEHEGRLHKPDSCFICSKALQENIALIRAFLPAHPNCVIARSYPKDQIKVLMETQKTILLDNKEVEGLWLTLLEGM, from the coding sequence GTGCAGGGGTATATTTTAAACGTAAAAAAAGCAAAAAATGAAGATACCATTGTATCAATATTAACAAAAGAGAGATTAGAGGTTCTATACCGTTTTTATGGAGCAAGACACCCTATTGTTACAACAGGTTTTAAAGTCGATTTTGAGATTGAAAAAGATTCTATACAATTCTTGCCAAAACTAAGAAATGTCATACATCTTGGCTTTCCATGGTTAAAAGAAACTAATAGATTAACTATATGGCAACATTTTATTACACTGCTATATGATCATCTTAAAGATGTAGAAATTCCTGGAAATTTCTATTTTGATATTTTAGAACACTCTGCCAATATTTGGCATCTTCAAAATCCAATGCGTACAGCTGTAGAAAGCTACCTTTCAATACTAGAGCATGAAGGACGACTGCATAAACCAGATAGTTGCTTTATATGCTCAAAAGCCTTACAAGAAAATATAGCTTTAATTAGAGCATTTCTTCCTGCACATCCAAACTGTGTAATTGCAAGAAGCTATCCAAAAGATCAAATAAAAGTATTAATGGAGACACAAAAAACTATCTTACTTGATAACAAAGAGGTAGAAGGTTTGTGGTTGACTCTACTTGAAGGTATGTAA
- a CDS encoding transposase, with protein sequence MKETFDLNEALEQIKRGAKIDGKDGVLAPLIKQLTEAALEAELESHLSKEIKNRKNGKSSKKMKSSVGEFELEVPRDRNGTFEPQL encoded by the coding sequence ATGAAAGAGACATTTGATTTAAATGAAGCACTTGAGCAGATAAAAAGAGGTGCAAAAATAGATGGAAAAGATGGAGTGCTTGCTCCACTTATAAAACAACTTACAGAAGCTGCTTTAGAAGCAGAGCTTGAATCACACTTATCCAAAGAGATAAAAAATCGTAAAAACGGTAAATCTTCAAAAAAGATGAAAAGCTCCGTAGGAGAGTTTGAGTTAGAAGTTCCAAGAGATAGAAATGGAACCTTTGAACCCCAGTTAG
- a CDS encoding type II and III secretion system protein: MKNYYNLLLVILIFLMSGCAIEEVAYISPSEFKKSKDLIYNIPVKDKTSLLIKDALSKIKDAKYSDAIEIINRGLRQQPSNAHLHFLNALSYHYLSLNGDIKMEKLAESGYKASLRFDGSNYLAAYLLGNIYFKQKKFLKAQNYFSRGLIYASNNPYLLRGLAVASYYCNDISLSNWASEKADKIDPNNLANIKNLMFVKAAKGEMEEAYHLFKKYRSLAALGKSRSFFQEEKIAYIQTRLKDWNDFHVRKIKNLFGYDNDQTTDSYEPDGNDKGDEIYVNKDEQIKSSSSILSKEKFVQNMPNMILVDVVIIETEELRSESKGINLLEGLQVTLSGSISYDYSSSGDIYDSGWTVSPEFSFAGLSYSFNIFNDGANKAEILASPSLLAVEGSTSSFHSGSTLHVALDSTIGDASLEDVDVGISLQITPTFYKNELIKIEVHAQRSQLEPLFEEVGFKSAAQTSKTSVDATAILKIGDTLILSGLTQTYKNRSESGVPVLQDVPVAQYFFSNENDSNLKKSIMILLTPQKARYFNNYMSNSDDIQKDTKYTIQLKKQEGIKTENIDIVIANTQKNSLYREFRDGDLRLESWNNKDTFLEAVKRTLRFLYY; encoded by the coding sequence ATGAAAAATTACTATAATTTATTACTTGTAATTTTAATTTTTTTAATGAGTGGATGTGCTATTGAAGAAGTAGCATACATTTCTCCCTCTGAGTTTAAAAAATCTAAAGATTTAATTTATAATATACCTGTTAAAGATAAAACATCATTACTTATTAAAGATGCTTTATCCAAAATTAAAGATGCAAAGTATAGTGATGCTATAGAAATTATAAACAGAGGTTTAAGACAACAACCATCAAATGCTCATTTACATTTTCTTAATGCACTTTCGTATCACTATTTGTCTTTAAATGGTGATATAAAGATGGAAAAGCTAGCAGAGAGTGGATATAAAGCATCATTACGATTTGATGGTTCAAACTATTTAGCGGCATATCTTTTAGGAAATATATATTTTAAGCAAAAAAAGTTTCTTAAAGCACAAAACTATTTTTCACGTGGCTTAATATATGCTTCAAATAATCCTTATCTTTTAAGAGGGCTAGCTGTTGCATCATATTATTGTAACGATATTTCTTTATCAAATTGGGCTTCAGAAAAAGCAGATAAAATTGATCCAAATAATCTTGCAAACATTAAAAACTTGATGTTTGTTAAAGCAGCTAAAGGAGAGATGGAAGAGGCTTATCATCTTTTTAAAAAGTATCGTTCTTTAGCTGCTTTAGGTAAATCTAGAAGTTTTTTTCAAGAAGAGAAAATTGCATATATTCAAACAAGGTTAAAAGATTGGAATGATTTTCATGTTAGAAAAATTAAAAATCTTTTTGGCTATGATAATGATCAAACTACTGATAGTTATGAACCTGATGGTAATGATAAGGGTGATGAGATATATGTAAATAAAGATGAACAAATTAAATCATCTAGTAGTATTTTAAGTAAAGAAAAGTTTGTACAAAATATGCCAAATATGATACTAGTTGATGTAGTTATTATAGAAACGGAAGAATTGAGGTCTGAGTCTAAAGGGATTAATTTATTAGAGGGACTACAAGTAACTTTAAGTGGTTCTATAAGTTATGATTATTCTAGTTCAGGTGATATATATGATAGTGGATGGACAGTATCACCTGAATTCTCTTTTGCTGGATTATCATATAGTTTTAATATTTTTAATGATGGGGCTAATAAAGCTGAAATACTAGCAAGCCCTTCTTTATTAGCAGTAGAAGGATCCACTTCAAGTTTTCATTCAGGTTCTACATTACATGTTGCATTAGATAGTACAATTGGAGATGCATCGTTAGAAGATGTGGATGTAGGTATAAGTTTACAAATTACACCAACATTTTATAAAAATGAGCTCATTAAAATAGAAGTTCATGCCCAAAGATCACAATTAGAGCCTTTGTTTGAAGAGGTTGGATTTAAATCAGCAGCACAAACATCAAAAACATCTGTAGATGCAACAGCTATTTTGAAAATAGGAGATACTTTAATTTTAAGTGGACTAACTCAAACCTATAAAAATAGATCTGAAAGTGGTGTACCAGTATTGCAAGATGTACCAGTTGCCCAATATTTCTTTTCAAATGAGAATGACTCTAATTTAAAAAAATCAATTATGATATTGCTTACACCTCAAAAAGCAAGATATTTTAATAACTATATGAGTAATAGTGATGATATTCAAAAAGATACAAAATATACAATTCAACTTAAAAAACAAGAAGGAATTAAAACAGAGAATATAGATATTGTAATCGCCAATACTCAGAAAAACTCTTTATATAGGGAGTTTAGAGATGGTGACTTAAGACTTGAATCTTGGAATAATAAAGATACATTTTTAGAAGCAGTTAAAAGAACATTACGGTTTTTATATTATTAA
- a CDS encoding sensor histidine kinase has product MSFLEIKKYLPLTYKVLKLIIILYLILVIMAYLQFNPWYQIITIVASITYIILFYMSIRVWIMGHTKAKYYLIAMTIYISTIVVMSLMINGILENNYITRFAFLYGSFMEIILFTLLLANRFYEVKNEKIRIQNRLIEIKEKNEKFLEYEIENRTKEIKNLLRDKELLLKEVYHRVKNNFQMVIGMISIQANKENNKVYKKSFQELICRIKSMSAVHQSLYNSKALSCIKSKEYIPKIIQDVKHVFNRDNMEIIEMVDSIDLKMEYAISLGVIVNEVLTNAIKHNFNLEKKLIIYIKLKKVNEQINLLIKDNGKGFDTEHKLIQTGLGLKLLEQFIKKIPNSHFEFHSTSEGTEFSLFFTT; this is encoded by the coding sequence ATTTCATTTTTGGAAATTAAAAAGTATTTACCATTAACATATAAAGTACTAAAATTAATAATAATACTATACTTAATTCTTGTAATTATGGCATATTTGCAATTTAATCCTTGGTATCAGATAATTACTATAGTAGCTTCAATTACATATATTATCTTATTTTATATGTCTATACGTGTTTGGATAATGGGACATACAAAAGCAAAATATTATCTTATTGCAATGACTATATATATTTCTACAATTGTTGTTATGTCATTAATGATTAATGGTATACTTGAAAACAATTACATTACAAGATTTGCTTTTCTTTATGGCTCATTTATGGAGATTATACTTTTTACTCTTCTATTGGCTAATAGGTTTTATGAAGTTAAAAATGAGAAAATTAGAATTCAAAATAGACTTATTGAGATAAAAGAAAAAAATGAAAAATTTTTAGAATATGAGATAGAAAATAGAACTAAAGAGATTAAAAATCTTTTAAGAGATAAAGAGCTTTTATTAAAAGAGGTATATCATCGTGTAAAGAATAATTTTCAAATGGTAATAGGAATGATCTCTATCCAAGCTAATAAGGAAAATAATAAAGTTTATAAAAAATCTTTTCAAGAATTGATATGTCGTATAAAGTCTATGTCAGCTGTTCATCAGTCTCTTTACAACTCTAAAGCTCTTTCTTGTATTAAGAGTAAAGAATATATTCCAAAAATCATACAAGATGTTAAACATGTATTTAATAGAGATAATATGGAAATAATTGAAATGGTAGATTCTATAGATCTTAAAATGGAATATGCAATATCTTTAGGAGTTATTGTAAATGAAGTGCTTACAAATGCAATAAAACATAATTTTAATTTAGAAAAAAAATTAATAATATATATAAAATTAAAAAAAGTTAATGAACAAATTAATCTATTGATTAAAGATAATGGAAAAGGGTTTGATACTGAACATAAGCTCATTCAAACAGGTTTAGGTTTGAAGCTTTTGGAACAATTTATTAAAAAGATTCCAAATAGTCATTTTGAATTTCATTCAACAAGTGAAGGAACAGAGTTTTCACTCTTTTTTACCACATAA